Proteins found in one Longimicrobiales bacterium genomic segment:
- a CDS encoding FAD-binding protein, translated as METPDSKGEQVSHHVTGRFNIKRRTFVQSAAAAIATLSLPNPTVLASPNPRRAHIRADVEAVTGDGRTVILTDAALADLRARLRGSLLLADDPGYDDARLILNPAFDRHPALIVQPTGVADIRSAVEFAQEHGGLLLAVKCGGHSYSGQSTCDRGMQIDLVRFRDVRVDPVARTAWVTGGSLLGQVDHETMAHDLVTPLGTVSHTGVGGLVTGGGFGRLGRRFGLAIDNLRGVHVVTADGELRRANAEEHPDLFWGVRGGGGNFGIVTSFEFRLHPMRRQVMGGSIVFPISRAREVLTVFGEYGPEAPDELSFGCTMVQPPGDAPGIIEIGVCYSGRTSLLDQALAPLRAIGQPLSDTIRPVDYVALQRAGDTTDPRAITGYLKSGFIRRLGPDLVTAIVDGFRTDPRRTTALFFQQASGAIGLIAPDATAFSQRDAFANMLVASMWPFGEDGSEHIQATREYWSGLERFTYGFYVNDLEPDMTPATIQATYRHNHERLVAVKHRYDPTNLFRMNANVKPTVGRER; from the coding sequence ATGGAAACACCGGACTCGAAGGGGGAACAGGTGAGCCATCATGTGACAGGCAGGTTCAACATAAAGCGTCGCACCTTCGTCCAGTCCGCCGCGGCCGCGATCGCGACCCTGTCGCTGCCGAACCCCACGGTATTGGCCTCCCCCAACCCGCGCCGCGCGCATATCCGCGCGGACGTGGAGGCAGTGACGGGTGACGGCAGGACCGTGATCCTGACCGACGCGGCCCTCGCCGACCTGCGCGCGCGCCTCCGCGGTTCCCTGCTCCTGGCCGACGATCCGGGCTACGACGACGCGCGCCTGATCCTGAACCCGGCCTTTGACCGACACCCCGCACTCATCGTGCAGCCGACGGGTGTAGCCGACATTCGCAGCGCCGTCGAGTTCGCGCAGGAGCACGGCGGTCTGCTGCTCGCGGTGAAGTGCGGCGGCCACAGCTACTCCGGCCAGTCGACGTGCGACCGCGGCATGCAGATCGACCTCGTGCGGTTCCGCGACGTGCGCGTCGACCCCGTCGCACGTACGGCATGGGTGACTGGTGGCAGCCTGCTCGGTCAGGTCGATCACGAGACGATGGCCCACGATCTCGTGACACCGCTCGGCACCGTGTCGCACACCGGCGTCGGCGGACTCGTGACGGGCGGTGGGTTCGGTCGTCTCGGACGCAGGTTCGGTCTCGCCATCGACAATCTGCGCGGCGTGCACGTGGTCACCGCGGACGGTGAGCTCCGCCGTGCGAACGCGGAGGAGCATCCCGATCTGTTCTGGGGCGTCCGCGGTGGCGGCGGCAACTTCGGCATTGTCACGTCGTTCGAGTTCCGGCTCCATCCGATGCGGCGGCAGGTCATGGGCGGCAGCATCGTATTCCCCATCTCGCGTGCACGTGAGGTGCTCACGGTGTTCGGCGAGTACGGCCCCGAAGCGCCGGATGAGCTGAGCTTCGGATGCACGATGGTGCAGCCGCCGGGTGACGCGCCCGGCATCATCGAAATCGGCGTGTGCTACTCGGGCCGCACGAGCCTGCTCGACCAGGCGCTCGCACCGCTGCGCGCGATCGGTCAGCCGCTCAGCGACACCATCCGGCCCGTCGATTACGTTGCGCTTCAGCGCGCGGGCGACACGACCGATCCGCGCGCGATTACCGGCTACCTGAAGAGCGGCTTCATACGGCGACTCGGGCCCGACCTCGTCACGGCGATCGTCGATGGATTCCGCACCGATCCCCGGCGTACGACGGCGCTATTCTTTCAGCAGGCCAGCGGCGCAATCGGGCTGATCGCGCCCGATGCCACCGCGTTCTCGCAACGCGACGCGTTCGCGAACATGCTCGTCGCCTCCATGTGGCCGTTCGGCGAGGACGGATCGGAGCACATTCAGGCGACGCGCGAATACTGGAGCGGCCTCGAGCGGTTCACCTACGGCTTCTACGTCAACGATCTCGAGCCGGATATGACGCCCGCCACGATTCAGGCGACGTACCGGCACAACCACGAGCGGCTCGTGGCGGTGAAGCACCGCTACGATCCGACGAACCTGTTCCGGAT